The sequence TGAAAATCTTTCCATCTATATGCTGCTGAGTTCTTGCCTTTCGCAGGGAAAGGCTCTGATACCTTGAATACACCCTGCCTAAACATCTAAATGGCTGGatatttttcctgccttttgcatttttgtatatttagttattgtataaatatttgttgtgcaTCATGTGCTAAAAGCTGTAAGATACTATAATAGCATAGGATCAAAATCTGAGTCCATTTGACTCCTGCTCCTCCATGGATCTTTCTATCAGATGTTGCTGGGTGATACTGAGTTTTAACGTACAGCAACTATTTCATCTTCGCTTTTTTTCAAACGTATTgtaaaatttttccttatttctcacTCACATAATTGAAATAGCCTTTCAGCTGGGCCCCCTTTTTTCTAATCCATCCTGCAAATTCCTGTGTCTCAGTGACTCACTGTTCTCCTGCCTTGAGTACCTAAATCCCTGAAGGGTTCATATGGGAGAGAGTAGCTGTTCCTTTGTAGTCTATGGAGGGGAGGGAGCATCCTAGACATCTACTGCAACTTCCAAGAAGACCTAAAAGGTAGTAGGCACTTTTCCCAGATATTTTGTTGCCAGTCTATCTTGTGCGCTTTCTCCTCCTGGggagatttaggaaaaaaaaaaaaaatctggcctcACCCTAGACCAATTGAATTGCTGTGTGGAGGGGGTGCCTGGGTTTAGGTTTCTTTTAAAAGTGCCCCAGGGGGTTTTATGTGAAGTCAAGACTGAGAATCACTGTCTTAGATTTGTGATTCTTCAAAAGtgatccctggaccagcagcatcaacatgAACTAGAAATTTGTCAGAAATGCACGTTCTGGAGATGTGCTTCAGACCTAACGAATCAGAAACTGGGGGTGGGACCTATCcctttgtgttttaataagctCTTGGTGATTTTTAGGGACATTAATGTTAGAGAAACACTATTAGATAAATCTTAGTTTCTTTCTAGGTCTCAAAACTACAACTAAGTTTGGAAAGTatgtttattatttgaaaatcacTGTACTGACAAGATATGAAAGAACTGGTAAGGAGGATACAGACACTGGTATATTAAGTGTTACTACTGGTGATGATTTAAGTacttcagaaatgttaaatgcatGTCATCAGATCTCTAAAGAGTGGTTAAAGGAGTTATTTAGTATAAAGAACGGGACAAATTAATCAGAGGTACTGAGGCATTGTTTGCTAGGGAACTCAAAGAGgtgaatttaaatttcaattagataTCTATTAGACTTAAGAAGCATCTTGATGGGAAGTAGCACTAAACATTTTGAAGGAATATAAGGtgattttaaaatcaatgacggggaggaggggatgggtatatttacacctaatgggtgtggtatggACAtgtggggatggacatgcttgaagctctggcttgggtagggcaaaggcaatatatgtaacctaaacatgtgtgcccccatcatatgctgaaatttaaaaaaaagaaaaaataaaatcagttttcaGTGAGAGTAGTGTAGAGAACCGCTGTTGTGAATTGTTTGGCTATAATCCCTGCCTGGGGTCAGAGACAGATCTTTGAAGTAGCATCCAGTTCTCAGCATATAACGACTCTAAATACCATCTGAtcatcatttgtttattttttcactggtTATTTTGGAAATGCTTTGAAAGTGCAATAAGAAGGACTGGGAAGTAAAGATGCCTAACTTGAGTGTTGATGTTACAGTCTCAGAGACTTTGGAGTGAGATTGTCAAGTGAATTCATGTGTTTTGAAAaggttttatgactttttaatgaggtttaaAAGCTAAAGGAATGGATTAGGACCATAAAATCATTGCTCTTAACATTATTTCCTTGAACTGATTTGGTACATTTGtatattagaaatagaaaatacatttggATTGAATCCTCATTGTTTGCTAAAATATGGTCTGGAAAAAATTTCCTGGACACACAAACAGTATTAAATGGCTTATGGACAAAGGACAGCTATGGTCAAACTCTCCAGTGAAATACttcaattagaaaaattagcataATTTAATATATAGGAATGCTTGAGACTTTTCATGTATCCTTAAATCCAGATgctatacatttaaatattaaggCTTAGATAGTtcagtaaaaaatatttgtaaaaaaatgtttagctgagaaagtaaattatatagtatgcaagcaaagacctgaaagaaaacatttgcatcctattcaaaaaattataatagaaccCAGTAATAATTCAGATACTGGGGTGAATGGGGGAAGAAAGCTAAATAACTTTTTCTTCAGCTTTTGAGAGAACTGAGACTGTAACACAGTTAATTGGGTTGACTGAAGCCATGTGGTCTGGAGTGGATGAAGTTAGGATTTGAGTCTGAGGACCCAGGTTCCTGCTATAACTTTATTTCTTGCCAGTTTTGTCACCTTGGACAAGATAAATTCTTTGGGCCTGCCTGAGTTTCCATGTTTATAAAATGTGAAGAATAATTCTGTTTATTGCAATGGCTTGTTATAAgtataaaacaaattaatataaatgaaatatgctttgaaagtagaaaaaagcattagattattaataataaagtaaaaaatgtatCTGTAATATTTAAGGGAAACTACTGTATAAGAAGGATCATGATGGCTGAGTAGCATTCTGGaattatgtaataaattattttctggcaTGTTACAGAGGCAGTGCTATGGAAgaatatgtaaaatgtttcaCACATCAGATGTCTTTAACATACTCAATCCACATAAATGCAGTCATGTATTATATGCTGTAAGCCTTTTATAAAGGCTTGTGAATTATGAATGAGAAAAGTGTCATATAATTATGAATTAGTGCACAGCTAGGGTGTTATACGTACCAACTGTGCTTTCTAACCTGCAAAACTACTTGATACTGGATGgtgattaattataaaataggcttttcaCATGACTTAGTGAACCCAAAGTAAATTTCAGGACATGTCCAACTTTTCGATATTTGAAATGACAAGGGGACAAGGttattgctaaaaatattttaaatacagtttgAGGTCAGTTCTTAGCTGGACttcaagtatttaataaattaataaatggattttATCTTTAGGGAAAATGTAAAAACCTTCTCAGCAACTTTTTTGAAGTTCCTGAggcattaaaaaatatagtttttcacactcaattaaaaaaaattctagtgttTCAGAATTTTCTCACAGTTCAAACTTAACTATGTATATGTAATTAAACTATCACAAATGATTGCAGCATATAtgctaagaatggcttttattaacctacaaagtaaaaaaaactaatacaaagGCTAGCTATATTTAATGATACCATAATTTCAGAGGATTTCAGCCATATTTCTGAGCTGtgactgaaaaaatatattaacttgtGACTTTTTCTAGTGAAATTGGTAGGCTCAATTTTAGAAGTACTGAGAGTTCTTATTTGGATAGATGTGTGGTTTTAAATAAAGGTGCAGAAATCATATGGTTTGACAAGCCATCTGATATATGCAAATAAGAACAACTGTGTATGAGGACTGAGTGAGAGAAATTAGCATATGTAGATTACTTGGAAAAAGCTAAGTGTTCATCAAAGTGTTGTagatacagaattttaaaatatgttgcatCTAAATTTCTGTAGAAACATCTCTGTAATCGAAAGAGAGTTCAGGGAGTAAGTGTGGTTTGATGAATCTGGGTGAGGTCCTGTAGAAACAGCTTTGCCACAGTGCGCCCCAGTGTGAAAAGGAAACTGAGCTGTGAAAATCTTATCATGTCTTACAATGCAGAGGGTCTCTGAAGACAGTGTCTCCAATTTTTCCTGTTTGTTGGAAGGACTATAGCACCCAGTACTAGGGTATAGCTATTTCAAGATATTTATGCTTTCTCACAGAATGAAGACAAACACGGAGATGGTGTGTCTAAGAAATTTCAAAAGGTGTAGACCTCCTGACTGAAGCATAACTGatttatttgattcatttttttcattatagtaagtataaatatttaaagtacattATTTTGGTCAATGTTGACTTGTactttttgttgaataaatattaatattcactCTCTGTTAAATAAGCTTACCATTATTAAAGCTATTGatgttttcattcttctgcaattTCAGTTGCTTGTCATAAGTGAATTTGACTCTCAGGGCCTTTGAGGGGGCAGGTAAAATCACAAATTTAGAACTGAAAGAGCCTATGTAGATTGTCTGGTTCATTCTCTTTGTATAAGAAATTCCTCTGCAACATCCCTGATGtatgatcattttatttatccagaCCCTGCTCAAGACAGGGAGAGGAACTGTTTCACACAGCAGCCAGTTCAATGATGTTTCACCAGAGACTGAATCAAAATATGACTTTCTAAAACTTCCACTCACCTACTCTACCTCTGGAACAaatccatttattctttcatccatGAGATAGTTGCacaaaaatgtaaagataaattCTCAGCTTCACCTAGTCATCTTTTATCTCAGCTGCATATCATCAATTACCTATGTTCCTCTGGTAGCAAATGGCTTGTAGACAGTAGCTCCTAATTATTTTGTTGCCCATTTCATCTTTAACCTGAAACTGAGCATTGGGTTCCAGTTGTGATCTCACCAGGCAGGCACAGAAGGACTGTTGCCCCATTATCTGGGCCCCACTTGTTAATAAGGCCAAGGGGTATAATCAATATTTTAGCATAGTAGCTATCATATGATCAGCTGAAAGTATGCATACACATCAACTAAAATCTCCAGGTGTTTTTCACATGTTCTTTCATCCAGCAATGTTTTCTGCCAGCCCCGCTCCCATCATGTTTGTGGTATTTTGAAGTCTAAGTCCAGGACTATTTGTCTTATGTAATCctctcattttggtttttgtcttgCCTTGACGAACAATTACGTgaggctgtagtcccagccactcaggaggctgaggcaggaggtgagGCACGATGAGAGGAATTGAGAGTTAGATCCACTAAACCAGAGTAAAGGAGAGATGCCCTGGAGAGTTATATAATCAAGCCTCAGGTCCTTGGAGAAAATTGAATCTATATAATAGGATTTGATGTCTAGAAAGGCTATAGGCAGTAAGTCATACTCCAGTCCAGCAATTAAAATTAGGGGTTGTGGGATGCCCTAACAGGTGAGAGAGCATgaagctttagggttcagggtcagatGGTCAGGAATATTCTGAAGATGACCAGCAAAAGAGAATATACTTATTAGCAGAGAGCAGAGCCACTTTAGTGGGATTCTAGGGTTCAAGGCAGGATACCAGTCTCCACAAGGAGAATTAATGAGAGCAAAGCAGGCTCCCCCAGGCGTACTGCTAGTGCTAGGGTATCCAGAGAGAAACTCAGGCCCAGGATAGAAGATAAGACTGCAAACTCAAGAAAGTCCAGGAGAAGCCTTTGGGCACGGGGTAGAGGTGGATGACCAATGAAGGGGGAACATgataccatgattttttttttctttttctttccaggtATTATTataatctgtatattttcttttcttttactctaTGCCATTGTATAGATGGTCTGGATTTTACTAGttagcaattctttttttttttttttttgagacagagtctcactctgtcatttaGGTTAGTGTGCcttgtggcatcaacctagctcacagcaacctcaaactcctgggctcaagcaacccttctgcctcagcctcccaagtagctgggactacaggcatgcgccaccatgcccagctgatttttctatttttagtagagacggggtctcgctcttgctcaggctggtctcaaactcctgacctcaagcgatcttcccgccttggtctcccagaatgctaggattacaggcatgagcccccacgcccagcccaattttttaaataattgatgtATATAAGACTAAAGAGAGAAATTCTCAGGAATGCTTTCTGAATACAtttcaatatgaaaatataaaatcatctggCTTTTCTGaaggcaaaaataatttaataatagaaCATGCCTTAATCATTTATCCTTTTAATGCTTTGCATCACAGCATTAAACATGAGAGGGAGTCCCCACGATAGAGTAGTCTAACAGGGTTTTTCTTCCCTATCCTTTTTTAGGCCATTACTGTTGTTTCCCGACTTTTAAATACCCTAAGTTTTTAAATAGTCACTGACTTGAATTACAGAGCGAGAGCTTGGAGGAAAGGAGATAATGCATTCACTGACAGTTTATTTTGGGCATAGAATCAGTAGATCCCTCTAAGCCTAAGGGATAATTTTATAAAGCAGAGCTTGCCCCAAAGAGGCTCCTTGTGATTGAAACAACTCTCAGGCTGCAACTGATGCTCCAGACATGGGGCAGGACAGGAAAAGGAGCTTATTCAGATATTTTGGAGGGTATAAATGTGACTGTTAAAAATTAGTAGCATAAGAACAAGATTTTCCAATGTCAGTTGAAGAAAAATTGGTTCCTGGTTTTTAATAGCTCAGCCTGGAGTTGAGATCCAGGAGGTGACTAGATAATTGCCTCGAGGGTAACCTGCACATTTCTTTACAGATCCAGCCTGGCTGTGACCAAATGGCCCCCAACCTAAGACACTTTACAGTTCCAGGTTGAGATGGCTGGTGAAGACTTATGTGCCCTTGATCAGCCCTGCCTCTTAGGTTTTACCCCTGAGCTAAATCCTACCTAGGGAGGGTGTATATGTACAAGCATTAGAGTTAAATGTGAGAACTTGCTTCAGtagtgtttcttttattttcgTCTTCCAGGTTCGATACTCCTACAAGGAAAAGTCATGATTACACTAACAGAGCTAAAATGCTTAGCAGATGCCCAGTCATCTTATCACATCTTAAAACCATGGTGGGACGTCTTCTGGTATTATATCACCCTGATCATGCTGCTGGTGGCCGTGCTGGCTGGAGCTCTCCAGCTGACACAGAGCAGGGTTCTGTGCTGTCTTCCGTGCAAAGTGGAATTTGACAATCACTGTGCTGTGCCTTGGGACATCCTGAAAGCCAGCGTGAATGCATCCTCTCATCCTGATATGCCGCTTCCGCTCCCCCTCCGAATCCAGAACGACCTTCACCGCCAGCAGTACTCCTACATCGATGCTGTATGTTACGAGAAACAGCTACATTGGTTTGCAAAGTTTTTCCCCTACCTGGTGCTCTTGCACACTCTCATCTTTGCAGCCTGCAGCAACTTTTGGCTTCACTACCCCAGTACCAGTTCCAGGCTCGAGCATTTTGTGGCCATCCTTCACAAGTGCTTCGATTCTCCATGGACCACTCGCGCCCTGTCAGAAACAGTGGCCGAGCAGTCGGTGAGGCCCCTGAAACTCTCCAAGTCCAAGATTTTGCTTTCAACCTCAGGGTGTTCAGCTGAGGTTGATTCCAGCAAGCAGTCATTGCCCTACCCGCAGCCGGGCTTGGAGTCAGCCAGCATAGAAAGCCCAACTTCCAGTGTTCTGGACAAGAAGGAGGGCGAACAGGCCAAAGCCATCTTTGAAAAGGTGAAACGATTCCGCTTACACGTGGAGCAGAAGGACATCATTTATCGGGTGTATCTGAAGCAGATAATCGTCAAAGTCATTTTGTTCGTCCTCATCATAACTTATGTTCCCTATTTTTTAACCTACATCACTCTTGAAATCGACTGTTCCATTGACGTACAGGCTTTTACAGGCTATAAGCGCTACCAGTGTGTCTATTCTTTGGCAGAAATATTTAAGGTCCTGGCGTCATTTTATGTCATTTTGGTTATACTCTACGGTCTCACCTCCTCCTACAGCTTGTGGTGGATGCTGAGGAGTTCCCTGAAGCAATATTCCTTTGAGGCgttaagagaaaaaagcaattaCAGTGACATCCCTGACGTCAAGAATGACTTTGCCTTCATCCTTCACCTGGCTGACCAGTACGACCCCCTGTATTCCAAACGCTTCTCCATATTCCTGTCGGAGGTGAGTGAGAACAAACTGAAACAGATCAACCTCAATAACGAGTGGACAGTTGAGAAGCTGAAAAGTAAGCTCGTGAAAAATTCCCAGGACAAGATAGAACTGCACCTTTTTATGCTCAACGGGCTTCCAGACAATGTCTTTGAGTTAACGGAGATGGAAGTGCTGAGCCTGGAGCTCATCCCCGAGGTGAAGCTGCCCTCTGCAGTCTCGCAGCTGGTCAACCTCAGGGAGCTGCGCGTGTACCATTCGTCCCTGGTGGTGGACCATCCCGCGCTGGCCTTCCTGGAGGAGAATTTAAAAATCCTCCGCCTGAAATTTACTGAAATGGGAAAAATCCCACGCTGGGTATTTCACCTGAAGAACCTCAAGGAACTTTATCTATCAGGCTGTGTCCTGCCTGAGCAGTTGAGTACCATGCACTTGGAGGGCTTTCAGGACTTGAAAAATCTGAGGACCCTCTACTTGAAGAGCAGCCTGTCCCGGATCCCGCAAGTCGTTACAGACCTCTTGCCTTCACTGCAGAAGTTGTCACTTGATAACGAAGGGAGCAAGCTAGTTGTGTTGAACAACTTGAAAAAGATGGTCAATCTGAAAAGCCTAGAACTGATCAG is a genomic window of Eulemur rufifrons isolate Redbay chromosome 8, OSU_ERuf_1, whole genome shotgun sequence containing:
- the LRRC8B gene encoding volume-regulated anion channel subunit LRRC8B, with amino-acid sequence MITLTELKCLADAQSSYHILKPWWDVFWYYITLIMLLVAVLAGALQLTQSRVLCCLPCKVEFDNHCAVPWDILKASVNASSHPDMPLPLPLRIQNDLHRQQYSYIDAVCYEKQLHWFAKFFPYLVLLHTLIFAACSNFWLHYPSTSSRLEHFVAILHKCFDSPWTTRALSETVAEQSVRPLKLSKSKILLSTSGCSAEVDSSKQSLPYPQPGLESASIESPTSSVLDKKEGEQAKAIFEKVKRFRLHVEQKDIIYRVYLKQIIVKVILFVLIITYVPYFLTYITLEIDCSIDVQAFTGYKRYQCVYSLAEIFKVLASFYVILVILYGLTSSYSLWWMLRSSLKQYSFEALREKSNYSDIPDVKNDFAFILHLADQYDPLYSKRFSIFLSEVSENKLKQINLNNEWTVEKLKSKLVKNSQDKIELHLFMLNGLPDNVFELTEMEVLSLELIPEVKLPSAVSQLVNLRELRVYHSSLVVDHPALAFLEENLKILRLKFTEMGKIPRWVFHLKNLKELYLSGCVLPEQLSTMHLEGFQDLKNLRTLYLKSSLSRIPQVVTDLLPSLQKLSLDNEGSKLVVLNNLKKMVNLKSLELISCDLERIPHSIFSLNNLHELDLKENNLKTVEEIISFQHLQNLSCLKLWHNNIAYIPAQIGALSNLEQLFLDHNNIENLPLQLFLCTKLHYLDLSYNHLTFIPEEIQYLSNLQYFAVTNNNIEVLPDGLFQCKKLQCLLLGKNSLMNLSPHVGELSNLTHLELIGNYLETLPPELEGCQSLKRSCLIVEENLLSTLPPPVTERLQTCLDKC
- the LOC138389673 gene encoding uncharacterized protein — translated: MKTNTEMVCLRNFKRCRPPD